GCCCGCCGCGTTCGGGTGGATCCCGTCCGCCTGCACCAGCTCGGGATGCCCCGCCAGCGGGTAGCCGATGTCAAGGAACGTCCCGCCGACGCCGGTCACGGCCTTCTCGACGATCCCGTTGACGGTCGCCACGGTCGGCGGCGGCGTGTCCGCGCCCCAGACCGTCGTGATGCCGATGATGCGCGCCCGCGGGAACGTGTCGCGCAGTTCACCCAGCAGTTCGTCCGCCGAGGAGGCCACGAGAGCGGCGTCCTGCGTGCGGTCGTTGCGGGTGGCCGCGATCAGGATGTAGTCGGGGTGCAGGCCGAGTGCAGTGGCGACCTGCTCGCGGTAGGTGTCGCCGTTCCAGCCCGGCTTGACGAAGCCGGAGCCGGAGACCGCGAGGTCGGTGAGCGTCCAGCCGTGCTGCGCCGCCACCAGCGCGGGCCAGGCTTGATCCGGGCGCACGCCCTTGCCGAACGCAATGGAGTCCCCGATGGCGATGACCTGCGGCTTCGAGCGCTCCGCTGGGGCCGCCACAGCCGTGCCGTCGGCGGCGACCGGGCGCGCGGCGACGACCGAGGAGCAGCCGGCGAGAGCGGCCGCGGCGAGAGCGAGCGCGACGACGGCGATCAGGCGGGGACGGGTGGACACGGTGTGAGGCTAGACCGCGCTGACTGACAGATCGCTGTGCATCCCGTCCGGGCGTGTCGGAGTGTGCGGGCGCAGGCCTAGCTGCGAGCGGGTCCCGGCTCGATCCGCGCCTTCGCGATGGCGTCTGCGACGGTCCTCCCGAGCAGTTCCTGGCCCGCGCTGGTCGGGTGGATGCCGTCCGCCTGCAGGAGGGTCGGCTGCCCGAGGAACGTCTGGCCCAGCGGGAGCCAGTGGCCGCCGACGCCGAGGACCGCGCTCTTCAGGGCCTCGTCGACGACCGTGGCCGTACGGCCCGCAGCTGTCGCTCCCCAGACCGACCCGATCCCGATGATCGTGGTGTGCGGGAGTGCGGTGGACAGCCGGTCGATCGCCGCCGCGGTGTCGCGCGTGACCGTCCCGGGAGCGGAGGCGGCGGTAGCCGCGTCGTTGCGCGTCGCGGCGACGATGACGACCTGCGGGCGCAGCCGGATGGCAGCGCTCACCTGGTCGTCGAAGTCGTGGGTGTTCACGCCGGGCGTGGTGAAGCCGGCGCCGGCTTCGCCGAGGTCCGTCAGGTCCTAGCCGAGGCGGGTCGCAGCGATGAGCGGCCAGGCGTCGTCGGCGGGCACACCCAGGCCGATCGCGATGGAGTCGCCGATCGCCGCGGCCGTGGGCTGCGCCTCCGTCGCCGAGGCAGACGCGGTGGACGGCGCGGACGGGGTGAGTGTCGTGCAGCCGGTCAGAGCGAGGCCCGCGAGGACGAGGACGGCCGCGACGCGGCGCACTCCACCCGCGCGAGGTGTCGCTTGCGTCACACGATCCCGTCGAGCTTCGACAGCACGACCGACGCGATCGCCTGCTGGCCTTCGAGGGTGGGATGCTCGCCGTCGTCCTGGACGAGGCCGAGCTGGCCGCGGTACGGCTGGCCGAGGTCGATCCACTTGCCGCCCGCCGCGGTCACGGCCTGCTTCAGTGCGTCGTTCAAGGGAGCGAGGTCGTTGTCGCTGGCCTCCCCGGTGAGAGCGTTGTACCCGATCAGGTGGGCTTTCGGCAGGGCGTCGCTCAGCCGCTCGACCGCGGCCGCCATCGCCTTGGCGACGGCGGAATTGTCCTGGCCGAGGTCGTTGTCGGAGGCGCCGATCAGCACCACGTTCGCCTTCGCGGCGATGGCCTGGTCGATCTGGCCGTTGAAATCGGCGTTGGTGGCCCCGACGGCGACGAAGCCGGCCCCCGGCTCGCTGAAGTTCTCCAGCCCCCAGCGCCGATCGACCGCGACGAGCGCCGGCCAGGCCTCGAACGGCTCCAGACCCATGCCCGACTCGATCGAGTCCCCGACGATCGCGACCACCGGGTGCTTGCCGGCCGGGACCGCGGCGCCGACGGCGACCTGCGAGGAGGCGGACGCGCATCCGCTCAGGGCGACCGTGCCGAGCAGCAGCGCTGCGAGCGCCGTGGCGACGGTGGCGAGAGGTCGGTGGCCGAACATGCCAACGAGCCTAAATGACGAGTCTATGGATGGACTATGCACGGCTATGAGCCCCCTGTGCCCGGGTGGCCGGCGTCCCGCGCCGTCCGGTCCAGCCCGCTGCGGAGCTCGTGCGTGAGCGAGCTGACCACGGCCTGCAGGCTGCCGCCGTTGGCCTCCGCGACGGCGAGCTGGCGCTGGTAGCTGGCGCCGGTGGCGAGCACGTCGGCGACGGTCGCGAGCTCGGCGGAGCAGCCCAGCCGTTCCGCGGTGTCACCGAGCTCGTCCACGAGCTGGAGGAGCTGCTCTCGCACCAGGCGCTCGGTGCCGTCCGGCGCGACGATGATCTCGGCGTCCAGCCCGTAGCGGGCCGCGCGCCACTTGTTCTCTCGCACGAACCACGGCTGGAGGGTGACCGGCTCGACGCCCTCGTCCAGGTCGCCGGACATCCGGTCGGTCAGGCAGTGGATGAGTGCGCCGACTGCGCCCACTTCGTCCGCGGTCGAGAGCCCGTCGCACGCGCGCATCTCGACGGTTCCCCAGCGGGGCGATGGTCGGATGTCCCAGCGCACTTCACTATGGTCCTCCACGACGCCGGTCGTCACCAGGTCCTGCACGTACTCCTCGTAGTTCGCCCACGAGCCGAACTGCCACGGCAGCCCCGCGGTCGGCAGCTGCTGGAACATGAGCGCGCGGTTGGAGGCGTACCCGGTGCGGGCGCCCGCCCAGAACGGGCTCGACGCGCTGAGCGCCTGGAGGTGCGGGTAGTAGGTGAGCAGACCGTTGACGATCGGCAGCGCCTTGTCGCGGTCGTCGATGCCGACGTGCACATGGATGCCCCAGATCATCATCTGCCTGCCCCACCACTGGGTGCGGTCCAGCAGCCGGTCGTAGCGCTCGTTCGGCGTGATCTTCTGGTCGTACCACTGGGCGAAGGGGTGCGTGCCTGCGCACATCAGCTCAACGCCCAGCGGGTCGGTGACCTCGCGGGTCAGCGCGACCAGCTCCTGCAG
This genomic stretch from Leifsonia sp. EB41 harbors:
- a CDS encoding SGNH/GDSL hydrolase family protein, which codes for MSTRPRLIAVVALALAAAALAGCSSVVAARPVAADGTAVAAPAERSKPQVIAIGDSIAFGKGVRPDQAWPALVAAQHGWTLTDLAVSGSGFVKPGWNGDTYREQVATALGLHPDYILIAATRNDRTQDAALVASSADELLGELRDTFPRARIIGITTVWGADTPPPTVATVNGIVEKAVTGVGGTFLDIGYPLAGHPELVQADGIHPNAAGERAVAKVIEDRLAPLGVTS
- a CDS encoding SGNH/GDSL hydrolase family protein; translated protein: MTDLGEAGAGFTTPGVNTHDFDDQVSAAIRLRPQVVIVAATRNDAATAASAPGTVTRDTAAAIDRLSTALPHTTIIGIGSVWGATAAGRTATVVDEALKSAVLGVGGHWLPLGQTFLGQPTLLQADGIHPTSAGQELLGRTVADAIAKARIEPGPARS
- a CDS encoding SGNH/GDSL hydrolase family protein; this encodes MFGHRPLATVATALAALLLGTVALSGCASASSQVAVGAAVPAGKHPVVAIVGDSIESGMGLEPFEAWPALVAVDRRWGLENFSEPGAGFVAVGATNADFNGQIDQAIAAKANVVLIGASDNDLGQDNSAVAKAMAAAVERLSDALPKAHLIGYNALTGEASDNDLAPLNDALKQAVTAAGGKWIDLGQPYRGQLGLVQDDGEHPTLEGQQAIASVVLSKLDGIV
- a CDS encoding glutamate--cysteine ligase, which produces MQIQFAESERSTVGIEWELALVDGSTGDLVHIADEVLRELGTPDGREHPQITHELLLNTIELVSRVHHSVPAAITDLQELVALTREVTDPLGVELMCAGTHPFAQWYDQKITPNERYDRLLDRTQWWGRQMMIWGIHVHVGIDDRDKALPIVNGLLTYYPHLQALSASSPFWAGARTGYASNRALMFQQLPTAGLPWQFGSWANYEEYVQDLVTTGVVEDHSEVRWDIRPSPRWGTVEMRACDGLSTADEVGAVGALIHCLTDRMSGDLDEGVEPVTLQPWFVRENKWRAARYGLDAEIIVAPDGTERLVREQLLQLVDELGDTAERLGCSAELATVADVLATGASYQRQLAVAEANGGSLQAVVSSLTHELRSGLDRTARDAGHPGTGGS